One window from the genome of Amycolatopsis sp. NBC_01480 encodes:
- a CDS encoding beta-ketoacyl synthase N-terminal-like domain-containing protein — MPQAQQVAIVGMSVLFPGAPDLDAYWRNLLGGVDAITEVPPGKWDSAYYQPEADRRADRVYCRRGGFVDELAEVDVTGFGIMPNSVPATEPDQLIALRVAAQALADAGGADRLPADRARVGVILGRGGYLTPGLARLDQRVRTASQLVHTLGELLPDLDQTRLDAVRQAFTDQLGPEAPESAIGLVPNLAASRLANRLDLRGPAYTVDAACASSLIAVDHAVRELESNRCDVVLAGGVHHCHDITFWSVFSQLGALSPSERIRPFHRDADGVLIGEGTGVVVLKRLADAERDGDRVYAVITGTGVASDGRTASLASPDSGGQVRAVRQAWAAAGVDPADPDSIGLLEAHGTATPAGDGAELATLAEVFGANGSAVLGSVKSMIGHTMPAAGIAGLIKAALAVHHGKLLPTLHCEDPHPGLAKTRFATLDVAKPWDAPMRRAAVNAFGFGGINAHVVLEQAPRPAPVIVHEAERVLRLAAPTVEALRETLSGADSAVLVAPEGNGPVRLGIVDPTEKRLALARKAVSRGKPWRGRNDVWFADRPLLGPGGGRLAFVFPGLESELTLNCGDLARHFGLPWRHRDVVVGDVGRQGTAVFELGRLLDAALARLGVVPDALAGHSLGEWTAMAAAGLHAADEVDAFLAGFDPDALVVPGLAFAVVGAPAARVLDELAGREDVVLSHDNSPNQSMICGPSDEVGELVTRFRDAGIITQVLPFRTGFHTPMLSPYLGPIRAAAERYTLHPAKLPVWSATTASEYPAEPAEIRDLFVRHLLEPVRFRPTVEAMYAAGFRAFVQLGAGQLGSLIGDTLHGSEHLVVSAHSAHRPGLAQLRRVATALWVDGAPVDVAALPGQPKAPRTPVKLDLGGRLVSLDARTRAEVGARLNTSTVDGLSGLADGSPLAAEFAALLKDTADLASTVLTTRGAPSRRLAPPKELRTTLAVSVETMPYLVDHCFFKQPPQAEVADRWPIVPATTVIHHLMGFAEQTAPGRHAVAVHDVRLNQWITATPAVSVPVRVLPQGRGRVLASLGGYSQAVVELAPAYPANPPAPWQFPASAEQTPTTTAAELYEDRWMFHGPRFQGVTELTAIGERHVRAELTTPPAPGALLDNVGQVLGYWIMARLPERTTVFPVAMREIRFHGAHPAPGERLECLVRITSLTEEFLEADMQLVHQGRVWAEFAGWRDRRFDSNPDIRQSDRTPERATLSKPQPGGWVLVHEQWPDLATRELIMRNYLAGAEREAYDSRPPRGRRQWLLGRIAAKDAVRRFLWADGESEMFPAELRIGNDEAGRPLATGAYGRTLPPLTISLAHRAEAGVAIARYGPCGIDVEEVKPRPESTVDAALGAGEQALLAAQVGDRDRWFARFWTAKEAVAKLLGTGLRGEPRDFEVVAASPDELTVRAGGREHHVHSADVTNLPGRPEREYVVAWTEEKEETGK; from the coding sequence GTGCCTCAAGCCCAGCAGGTGGCGATCGTCGGCATGTCGGTGCTCTTCCCCGGCGCGCCCGACCTCGACGCGTACTGGCGGAACCTGCTCGGCGGCGTCGACGCGATCACCGAGGTGCCGCCGGGAAAGTGGGACAGCGCGTACTACCAGCCCGAAGCCGACCGGCGTGCCGACCGCGTCTACTGCCGGCGCGGCGGTTTTGTCGACGAACTGGCTGAAGTGGACGTCACCGGGTTCGGGATCATGCCGAACTCGGTGCCCGCCACCGAGCCCGACCAGCTGATCGCGCTGCGGGTCGCGGCGCAGGCGCTCGCGGACGCGGGCGGCGCGGACCGGCTGCCCGCCGACCGAGCCCGGGTCGGCGTCATCCTCGGCCGTGGCGGCTATCTCACCCCGGGCCTGGCGCGGCTCGATCAGCGGGTCCGCACCGCGAGCCAGCTCGTCCACACGCTCGGCGAACTGCTGCCGGACCTCGATCAAACCCGGCTCGACGCGGTCCGCCAGGCGTTCACCGACCAGCTCGGCCCGGAGGCGCCGGAGTCCGCCATCGGGCTGGTGCCGAACCTCGCCGCGTCCCGGCTGGCCAACCGGCTCGACCTGCGCGGCCCGGCGTACACAGTGGACGCTGCCTGCGCGTCCTCACTGATCGCCGTTGACCACGCCGTGCGGGAGCTTGAATCGAATCGCTGCGACGTCGTGCTCGCCGGCGGGGTGCACCACTGCCACGACATCACGTTCTGGAGTGTGTTCAGCCAGCTCGGCGCGCTTTCGCCGTCCGAGCGGATCCGGCCGTTCCACCGGGACGCCGACGGCGTGCTGATCGGCGAGGGCACCGGGGTCGTGGTGCTCAAGCGGCTGGCCGACGCCGAACGGGACGGTGACCGCGTGTACGCCGTGATCACCGGGACCGGTGTCGCCTCGGACGGCCGGACCGCGAGCCTGGCCAGCCCCGACTCCGGCGGTCAGGTCCGGGCGGTGCGCCAGGCCTGGGCCGCGGCCGGAGTGGACCCGGCCGACCCGGATTCGATCGGCCTGCTGGAGGCGCACGGCACGGCGACGCCGGCCGGGGACGGCGCCGAACTCGCCACCCTCGCCGAGGTTTTCGGCGCGAACGGCAGCGCGGTGCTGGGCTCGGTCAAGTCGATGATCGGGCACACCATGCCCGCGGCCGGGATCGCCGGGCTGATCAAGGCCGCATTGGCCGTGCACCACGGAAAACTGCTGCCGACCCTGCACTGCGAGGACCCGCACCCCGGCCTTGCGAAGACCCGGTTCGCCACGCTCGACGTGGCCAAGCCCTGGGACGCGCCGATGCGCCGGGCCGCGGTCAACGCGTTCGGGTTCGGCGGGATCAACGCGCACGTCGTGCTCGAACAGGCCCCGCGCCCGGCGCCGGTGATCGTGCACGAGGCCGAACGCGTGCTGCGGCTGGCCGCCCCGACTGTCGAAGCGCTGCGGGAAACGTTGTCCGGCGCGGATTCGGCGGTGCTGGTCGCGCCCGAGGGCAATGGCCCGGTCCGGCTCGGCATCGTCGACCCGACGGAGAAACGGCTCGCGCTGGCCCGCAAGGCCGTCAGCCGGGGAAAGCCGTGGCGCGGGCGCAACGACGTCTGGTTCGCCGACCGGCCGCTGCTCGGCCCGGGCGGCGGGCGGCTCGCGTTCGTCTTCCCCGGGCTGGAGTCCGAGCTGACGCTGAACTGCGGGGACCTCGCGCGCCACTTCGGCCTGCCCTGGCGGCACCGGGATGTGGTGGTCGGCGACGTCGGACGGCAGGGCACCGCGGTGTTCGAGCTGGGCCGGCTGCTCGACGCGGCGCTGGCCCGGCTCGGCGTGGTCCCGGACGCGCTGGCGGGCCACAGCCTCGGCGAGTGGACCGCGATGGCCGCGGCCGGGCTGCACGCCGCCGACGAGGTGGACGCGTTCCTGGCCGGGTTCGACCCGGACGCGCTGGTCGTGCCCGGCCTGGCCTTCGCCGTGGTCGGCGCGCCCGCCGCCCGGGTGCTCGACGAGCTGGCCGGCCGCGAGGACGTGGTGCTGTCCCACGACAACTCGCCCAACCAGTCGATGATCTGCGGACCGTCCGACGAGGTCGGCGAGCTGGTCACGCGCTTTCGCGACGCCGGGATCATCACGCAGGTGCTGCCGTTCCGCACCGGCTTCCACACCCCGATGCTGAGCCCCTACCTCGGCCCGATCCGCGCCGCGGCCGAGCGCTACACGCTGCATCCCGCGAAACTGCCGGTCTGGTCGGCGACCACGGCGTCGGAGTACCCGGCCGAGCCGGCGGAGATCCGGGACCTGTTCGTGCGGCACCTGCTGGAGCCGGTGCGGTTCCGGCCCACGGTCGAGGCGATGTACGCGGCCGGGTTCCGCGCGTTCGTCCAGCTCGGCGCCGGGCAGCTCGGCTCGCTGATCGGCGACACCCTGCACGGCAGCGAGCACCTGGTGGTTTCGGCGCACTCCGCGCACCGGCCGGGGCTGGCCCAGCTGCGCCGGGTCGCGACCGCGCTGTGGGTCGACGGCGCGCCGGTCGACGTCGCGGCGCTGCCGGGCCAACCGAAGGCACCGCGGACGCCGGTCAAGCTCGACCTCGGCGGACGGCTGGTCTCGCTGGACGCCAGGACGCGCGCAGAGGTCGGCGCGCGGCTCAACACGTCCACAGTGGACGGACTGAGCGGGTTGGCCGACGGGTCACCGCTGGCCGCCGAATTCGCCGCCCTGCTCAAGGACACCGCCGATCTCGCGTCCACAGTGCTCACCACCCGGGGCGCGCCGTCACGGCGTCTCGCGCCGCCGAAGGAGCTGCGGACCACGCTGGCGGTGTCGGTCGAAACGATGCCGTACCTGGTCGACCACTGCTTCTTTAAGCAGCCGCCGCAGGCGGAGGTGGCCGACCGCTGGCCGATCGTGCCGGCCACCACGGTGATCCACCATCTGATGGGCTTCGCGGAGCAGACCGCGCCCGGCCGGCACGCGGTCGCGGTGCACGACGTCCGGCTGAACCAGTGGATCACCGCGACGCCCGCGGTTTCGGTGCCGGTGCGGGTCCTGCCGCAGGGCCGGGGCCGGGTGCTCGCGTCGCTGGGCGGCTATTCGCAGGCCGTGGTCGAGCTGGCCCCGGCCTACCCGGCGAATCCGCCCGCGCCCTGGCAGTTTCCCGCCTCGGCTGAGCAAACGCCGACGACTACCGCCGCCGAACTGTACGAGGACCGCTGGATGTTCCACGGGCCGCGGTTCCAGGGTGTCACCGAGCTGACCGCGATCGGCGAACGCCACGTGCGCGCCGAGCTGACCACCCCGCCCGCCCCCGGGGCGCTGCTCGACAACGTCGGCCAGGTGCTGGGTTACTGGATCATGGCCCGGCTGCCCGAGCGCACCACCGTTTTCCCGGTGGCCATGCGCGAGATCCGGTTCCACGGCGCGCATCCGGCGCCGGGGGAGCGGCTCGAATGCCTGGTGCGGATCACCTCGCTCACCGAGGAGTTCCTCGAGGCCGACATGCAGCTGGTCCACCAGGGACGGGTCTGGGCGGAGTTCGCCGGCTGGCGCGACCGGCGGTTCGACAGCAACCCCGACATCCGTCAGTCCGACCGGACCCCGGAGCGCGCGACGCTGTCGAAGCCGCAGCCCGGCGGCTGGGTCCTGGTGCACGAGCAGTGGCCGGACCTGGCCACGCGCGAGCTGATCATGCGCAACTACCTCGCGGGCGCCGAACGCGAGGCGTACGACAGCCGTCCGCCCCGTGGCCGCCGCCAGTGGCTGCTCGGCCGGATCGCGGCGAAGGACGCCGTGCGCCGGTTCCTGTGGGCCGACGGGGAGAGCGAGATGTTCCCGGCCGAGCTGCGCATCGGCAACGATGAGGCCGGTCGTCCCCTGGCGACCGGGGCGTACGGGCGTACGCTGCCGCCGTTGACGATTTCCTTGGCCCACCGCGCCGAAGCCGGGGTCGCGATCGCCCGGTACGGGCCGTGCGGCATCGACGTCGAAGAGGTCAAGCCGCGACCTGAGTCCACTGTGGACGCGGCGCTGGGCGCCGGCGAGCAGGCGCTGCTGGCGGCTCAGGTGGGCGACCGGGACCGCTGGTTCGCGCGCTTCTGGACCGCCAAGGAAGCCGTGGCGAAGCTGCTGGGCACCGGGTTGCGGGGCGAGCCGCGGGACTTCGAGGTGGTGGCGGCCTCGCCGGACGAGCTGACCGTGCGCGCGGGTGGACGCGAGCACCACGTGCACAGCGCCGACGTCACGAATCTGCCCGGGCGGCCTGAGCGCGAGTACGTCGTCGCCTGGACCGAAGAGAAGGAGGAGACGGGAAAATGA
- a CDS encoding SDR family NAD(P)-dependent oxidoreductase, producing MPVLKDDFSSAELVVAVSPLGRPSARCVAAARRGGALGVLDLTAGGPAGTEELTLLREWGTAGFGVRLARLPSGTELPEAVSTVLLTEDSPCVARDFPGRRVLAEVTSRASAARAVEGGAYGLITRGNECGGRVGELSTFVLLQALLADETLDVPVWAAGGIGPHTAAAAIAGGAAGVVLDTQLALLPEAELPSASTVALTGLDGSETVVTDGVRRLVSRAKNTGGNQLEAGQDVFLATRFRDRWPTVTAAVRGIREAVGEALASGTRVLGPDTAGSRAFGTALPIAQGPMTRVSDQAAFAAEVAAGGGLPFIALALSGPEQTREVLVRTRDAVGDAPWGVGVLGFAADDVKAAQLEVIRELRPSHAIIAGGRPAQAADLEAVGIATFLHVPSPGLLKQFLEAGARKFVFEGSECGGHVGPRTSFPLWEAQLGVLQDFLAGTPGAARELQILFAGGIHDERSAAMVAALAAPVAERGAAIGVLMGTAYLFTRESVDAGAVLPLFQRQLLDAEHTDLLETAPGHATRCVRSPFTEEYAAVKAGLAERGVPSRDAWEQLETLNVGRLRLASKGIERVGADLREVGEDRQLAEGMFMAGEVAVLRSAVTTIADLHTSVGDGANAFLRARAATFGVCAPEPPAPEPLDIAIVGMACMFPQAPDLATFWANVLAGANAVTEVPPQRWDTSLYYDPDGQGERTPSRWGGFLPEIGFDPLQYGIPPSSLAAIEPVQLLALEAAHRALADAGYADRAFDRSRTSVVFGAEAGSDLSNAMTLRSVLPAYIGELPAGLDEQLPRLTEDSFPGVLANVIAGRIANRLDLGGANYTVDAACASSLTAVDAACKELAGGTSDLVLCGGADLHNGINDYLLFASAHALSPTGRSATFDSAADGIALGEGVACLALKRLSDADRDGDRVYAVIKGVGAASDGRALGLTAPRPEGQHNALTRAYRNAGVSPAQVGLVEAHGTGTVVGDRTELGTLTQVFTEAGAAPGGCAIGSVKSQIGHTKCAAGLAGLIKAALAVHTGVKPPTLHVASPNPAWDPETSPFVFQAAAQPWAAPPAERIAGVSAFGFGGTNFHVVLGAHADGVPPAQVGDEWPAELFTFTADGAVRDLLALVDDVPAGHQPWRLRDLALSASRRAEAAVASGARVRLALVASTVDELAGLLRQALTGADAPGVLRADGAEPGEVAVLFPGQGSQRPGMLAELFVTFPELHRYLRLDPATADAVFGPAVFGEPARQAAADRVTDTRVAQPALGLAGLAAFRLLTRAGVRPAMLGGHSYGELTALAAAGSLTPDALLRASHARAEAILDAVPEGDPGAMAAVAASAPDVEKALADAGLAEVVPANHNSPRQTVISGPTAAVEAAIEHLRAAGLGAKRIAVACAFHSPLVAAAGTSFGRTLAAFDVTAPAVPVYGNRTAAPYPADPDEVRAGLAAQLGSPVRFVDQVEAMYAAGARVFVEAGPGAVLARQVEAILGDRPHRTVGLEQPGRRGLAGFLGALAALAVSGTAVETGWLFRGRDAVDAAKAKRPKRPGWTVDGQLVRTADGTIPAAALHPAQRLPEVLVTTPQPGSPAGGAEAMVADFLRTSREMIAAQRDVLLGYLGADPAAAPVFEAAPVPLAVAAPELAPVVVPEIPVVAPERSVLETVIEVIGERTGYPVEMIEPDLDLEADLSVDSIKRAEIAGELATRLGLEIGGDVEELSKARTAAAVADLIGAQRPNVALVAPTSAPPPPSTEALRAQPSFHAPNATLGRSVLETVIEVIGERTGYPVEMIEPDLDLEADLSVDSIKRAEIAGELATRLSLEIGGDVEELAKARTAATIAELISGTTAPEQTAPEITAAQPEPEEAAPQIVAPKRLVMSEFELAPTGTPDVAGRRFLLLGPGPLAEAVRERLTGLGAEAEIAEDVRPGFDGVLHLPEPAAGPVLPEAFPAYRAALDGNPRWLLTSGPGEGLRGFYRSVAREYPDALARVVEHPPGTEISEIAAGLVAELSTVDREPVVLRGGTRRGLRMTPESLGLLGSSGAGPAGDGAAEATAAGLDRGSVVLLVGGAKGITARFATTLAAASRCRIELLGRTPVPPAEDEYPQAKDAKELRAALIADGHKVPAEIERAVRRILGEREVRGTLERLEALGSPVRYQSVDMLDAEAVHRAVKEIHAEHGRLDGIVYAAGVIEDKLIAQKSPESFERVYGTKVDGARTLLEATADLPGEPKFVVLFGSIAATLGNRGQSDYAAANDALETLGRGWPAGRAVTVHWGPWAPTGTNDGMVTPELMRDYARRGIGLIDPEEGTLGLLRELAWGRPETAAVVYTASGW from the coding sequence ATGCCTGTTCTGAAAGACGACTTCAGTTCCGCCGAGCTGGTAGTCGCGGTGTCGCCGCTCGGGCGGCCGTCGGCGCGCTGCGTCGCGGCGGCCAGGCGCGGTGGCGCGCTCGGCGTGCTCGACCTGACCGCGGGCGGGCCGGCCGGGACGGAAGAACTCACCCTGCTGAGGGAGTGGGGGACCGCGGGGTTCGGAGTCCGGCTCGCGCGCCTGCCTTCGGGCACCGAGCTGCCCGAAGCCGTCAGCACCGTGCTGCTCACCGAGGACTCGCCCTGCGTCGCGCGCGATTTCCCGGGACGGCGGGTGCTGGCCGAGGTCACGAGCCGCGCGTCGGCCGCGCGGGCGGTCGAGGGCGGGGCCTACGGCTTGATCACCCGTGGTAACGAGTGTGGCGGCCGGGTGGGTGAGCTGAGCACATTCGTGTTACTCCAGGCCCTGCTTGCGGACGAGACGCTCGACGTGCCGGTCTGGGCCGCCGGCGGGATCGGCCCGCACACCGCGGCCGCCGCGATCGCGGGCGGCGCCGCCGGAGTCGTGCTGGACACCCAGCTCGCGCTGCTCCCGGAGGCCGAGCTGCCGTCCGCGAGCACCGTCGCGCTGACCGGGCTGGACGGTTCCGAGACCGTGGTGACCGACGGCGTCCGGCGCCTGGTCAGCCGGGCCAAGAACACCGGCGGCAATCAGCTCGAAGCCGGTCAGGACGTTTTCCTCGCCACCCGGTTCCGCGACCGGTGGCCCACCGTGACCGCCGCCGTCCGCGGGATCCGCGAGGCCGTCGGCGAGGCGCTGGCCAGCGGCACCCGCGTGCTCGGCCCGGACACCGCGGGCAGCCGCGCGTTCGGCACCGCGCTGCCGATCGCGCAGGGACCGATGACCCGGGTCAGTGACCAGGCCGCGTTCGCCGCCGAGGTCGCCGCGGGCGGCGGGCTGCCGTTCATCGCGCTGGCCCTGTCCGGTCCGGAGCAGACCCGCGAAGTCTTGGTGCGGACCCGCGACGCGGTCGGCGACGCGCCGTGGGGCGTCGGCGTGCTCGGCTTCGCCGCCGACGACGTCAAGGCCGCGCAGCTCGAGGTCATCCGGGAGCTGCGCCCCTCGCACGCGATCATCGCCGGGGGCCGCCCGGCGCAGGCCGCCGACCTCGAAGCGGTGGGCATCGCGACCTTCCTGCACGTGCCGTCTCCCGGGCTGCTCAAGCAGTTCCTCGAAGCCGGCGCGCGCAAGTTCGTCTTCGAAGGCTCGGAATGCGGTGGCCACGTCGGGCCGCGCACGAGCTTTCCGTTGTGGGAAGCCCAGCTCGGGGTCCTCCAGGACTTCCTGGCGGGCACGCCGGGAGCCGCGCGCGAGCTGCAGATCCTGTTCGCCGGCGGGATCCACGACGAGCGCTCCGCGGCGATGGTCGCCGCGCTCGCCGCGCCGGTGGCCGAGCGGGGCGCCGCGATCGGCGTGCTGATGGGCACCGCGTACCTGTTCACCCGCGAGTCGGTCGACGCCGGCGCCGTGCTCCCGCTGTTCCAGCGGCAGCTGCTCGACGCCGAGCACACCGACCTGCTGGAGACCGCGCCCGGGCACGCCACCCGCTGCGTGCGCAGCCCGTTCACCGAGGAGTACGCGGCGGTCAAGGCCGGGCTCGCCGAGCGCGGGGTGCCCAGCCGGGACGCCTGGGAGCAGCTGGAGACCCTCAACGTCGGCCGGCTTCGCCTGGCCAGCAAGGGAATCGAGCGCGTCGGCGCGGACCTGCGCGAGGTCGGCGAAGACCGGCAGCTGGCCGAGGGCATGTTCATGGCCGGCGAGGTGGCGGTGCTGCGCTCGGCCGTCACCACGATCGCGGACCTGCACACCTCGGTCGGCGACGGCGCGAACGCCTTCCTGCGCGCTCGGGCCGCCACCTTCGGCGTCTGCGCGCCGGAACCGCCCGCGCCGGAACCACTCGACATCGCGATCGTCGGGATGGCCTGCATGTTCCCGCAGGCGCCGGACCTCGCCACGTTCTGGGCGAACGTGCTGGCCGGCGCGAACGCGGTCACCGAGGTGCCGCCGCAGCGCTGGGACACCTCGCTCTACTACGACCCGGACGGCCAGGGCGAGCGCACCCCGTCCCGGTGGGGCGGCTTCCTCCCGGAGATCGGGTTCGACCCGCTGCAGTACGGCATCCCGCCGTCCTCTTTGGCCGCCATCGAGCCCGTGCAGCTGCTGGCGCTCGAAGCCGCGCACCGCGCGCTCGCCGACGCCGGGTACGCGGACCGCGCGTTCGACCGCTCGCGGACCTCGGTGGTGTTCGGCGCCGAAGCCGGTAGCGACCTGTCCAACGCCATGACGTTGCGCTCGGTCCTGCCCGCGTACATCGGCGAGCTGCCGGCCGGGCTCGACGAGCAGCTGCCCCGGCTCACCGAGGACTCGTTCCCGGGCGTGCTGGCCAACGTCATCGCCGGGCGCATCGCCAACCGGCTCGACCTCGGCGGCGCCAACTACACCGTCGACGCGGCCTGCGCGTCCTCGCTCACCGCGGTCGACGCCGCCTGCAAGGAACTCGCCGGCGGCACCAGCGACCTCGTCCTGTGCGGCGGCGCCGACCTGCACAACGGCATCAACGACTACCTCCTGTTCGCCTCGGCGCACGCGCTTTCCCCGACCGGCCGCTCGGCGACGTTCGACAGCGCGGCCGACGGGATCGCGCTCGGCGAAGGCGTCGCTTGCCTCGCGTTGAAGCGGCTCTCCGACGCGGACCGCGACGGAGACCGGGTGTACGCGGTGATCAAGGGCGTCGGCGCCGCCAGTGACGGCCGCGCGCTCGGCCTCACCGCGCCGCGCCCGGAAGGCCAGCACAACGCGCTCACCCGCGCGTACCGCAACGCCGGCGTTTCACCCGCGCAGGTCGGGCTGGTCGAGGCGCACGGCACCGGCACCGTGGTCGGCGACCGGACCGAGCTGGGCACGCTGACGCAGGTGTTCACCGAGGCCGGGGCCGCGCCGGGCGGCTGCGCGATCGGCTCGGTGAAGTCGCAGATCGGGCACACCAAGTGCGCCGCGGGCCTGGCCGGGCTGATCAAGGCCGCGCTCGCCGTGCACACCGGTGTGAAACCGCCGACTCTGCACGTGGCTTCGCCGAACCCGGCCTGGGACCCCGAAACGAGCCCGTTCGTGTTCCAGGCGGCGGCGCAGCCGTGGGCCGCGCCGCCCGCCGAGCGGATCGCCGGGGTCAGCGCGTTCGGCTTCGGCGGCACGAACTTCCACGTGGTGCTCGGCGCGCACGCCGACGGGGTCCCGCCGGCCCAGGTCGGCGACGAATGGCCGGCCGAGCTGTTCACCTTCACGGCCGATGGGGCGGTGCGCGATCTGCTCGCGCTCGTCGACGACGTGCCCGCCGGGCATCAGCCGTGGCGACTGCGGGACCTGGCGCTGAGCGCTTCGCGCCGGGCCGAGGCCGCCGTCGCTTCGGGGGCGCGGGTCCGGCTCGCGCTCGTCGCGTCCACTGTGGACGAACTGGCCGGGCTCCTGCGCCAGGCGCTCACCGGGGCCGACGCACCCGGCGTGCTCCGGGCGGACGGCGCCGAACCGGGCGAGGTCGCGGTGCTGTTCCCCGGGCAGGGCAGCCAGCGGCCCGGCATGCTCGCCGAGCTGTTCGTCACTTTCCCCGAGCTGCACCGTTATCTCCGGCTCGACCCGGCCACTGCCGACGCCGTGTTCGGCCCGGCGGTGTTCGGCGAGCCCGCGCGCCAGGCCGCGGCCGACCGCGTCACCGACACCCGCGTCGCCCAGCCCGCGCTCGGCCTGGCCGGGCTGGCCGCGTTCCGGCTGCTGACCCGGGCGGGCGTCCGGCCGGCCATGCTCGGCGGGCACAGCTACGGCGAGCTCACCGCGCTGGCCGCGGCCGGCTCCCTGACCCCGGACGCGTTGCTGCGCGCCAGCCACGCGCGGGCCGAGGCGATCCTCGACGCGGTGCCCGAAGGGGATCCGGGCGCGATGGCCGCGGTCGCCGCGTCCGCACCGGACGTCGAGAAGGCCCTCGCCGACGCCGGCCTCGCCGAAGTCGTGCCGGCCAACCACAATTCGCCCCGGCAGACGGTGATCTCCGGGCCGACTGCCGCCGTCGAGGCCGCAATCGAGCACCTGCGTGCCGCCGGGCTCGGCGCGAAGCGGATCGCCGTGGCGTGCGCGTTCCACAGTCCGCTGGTCGCCGCCGCGGGCACGTCGTTCGGCCGGACGCTGGCGGCGTTCGACGTCACCGCTCCTGCTGTTCCGGTGTACGGAAACCGCACCGCGGCGCCGTATCCGGCGGATCCGGACGAGGTCCGCGCCGGGCTGGCCGCCCAGCTCGGCTCGCCGGTCCGGTTCGTCGACCAGGTCGAGGCGATGTACGCGGCCGGGGCCAGGGTGTTCGTCGAAGCCGGGCCCGGTGCGGTGCTGGCCCGGCAGGTCGAGGCGATTCTCGGCGACCGTCCACACCGGACTGTGGGGCTGGAGCAGCCGGGACGGCGCGGGCTGGCCGGGTTCCTCGGCGCACTGGCCGCGCTGGCCGTCTCCGGCACGGCCGTGGAGACCGGCTGGCTGTTCCGCGGCCGGGACGCGGTCGACGCGGCGAAGGCGAAACGTCCGAAGCGTCCTGGTTGGACAGTCGACGGCCAGCTGGTCCGCACCGCGGACGGTACGATCCCGGCCGCGGCCCTGCACCCCGCCCAGCGTCTCCCGGAGGTTCTCGTGACCACACCCCAGCCCGGCTCCCCGGCGGGCGGCGCCGAGGCGATGGTCGCCGACTTCCTGCGCACCAGCCGGGAGATGATCGCGGCCCAGCGGGACGTCCTGCTCGGCTACCTCGGCGCCGACCCGGCCGCCGCGCCGGTGTTCGAGGCCGCGCCGGTGCCGCTCGCTGTCGCTGCTCCGGAGCTTGCACCGGTCGTAGTGCCCGAAATTCCGGTGGTGGCGCCGGAGCGTTCGGTGCTGGAGACGGTGATCGAGGTGATCGGGGAGCGGACCGGGTATCCGGTGGAGATGATCGAGCCGGACCTTGATCTTGAAGCGGACCTGAGCGTCGATTCGATCAAACGGGCGGAGATCGCCGGTGAGCTGGCGACGCGGCTGGGCCTGGAGATCGGCGGTGACGTCGAGGAGCTTTCGAAGGCCCGCACCGCAGCGGCCGTCGCCGACCTGATTGGTGCGCAGCGCCCCAATGTGGCGTTGGTTGCTCCAACCTCTGCCCCACCACCACCCTCGACGGAGGCGCTGCGCGCCCAGCCCTCATTCCACGCACCGAACGCCACATTGGGGCGCTCGGTGCTGGAGACGGTGATCGAGGTGATCGGGGAGCGGACCGGGTATCCGGTGGAGATGATCGAGCCGGACCTTGATCTTGAAGCGGACCTGAGCGTCGATTCGATTAAACGGGCGGAGATCGCCGGTGAGCTGGCGACGCGGCTGAGTCTGGAGATCGGCGGTGACGTCGAGGAACTCGCGAAGGCCCGTACCGCGGCGACGATTGCCGAGCTGATCTCCGGGACGACAGCGCCTGAGCAGACCGCGCCGGAGATCACGGCGGCGCAGCCCGAGCCGGAGGAGGCCGCGCCGCAGATCGTCGCGCCCAAGCGGCTGGTGATGAGCGAGTTCGAACTGGCCCCCACCGGCACCCCGGACGTGGCGGGACGCAGGTTTCTCCTGCTCGGCCCAGGACCGTTGGCCGAGGCCGTCCGCGAGCGGCTGACCGGGCTGGGCGCGGAGGCGGAGATCGCCGAGGACGTCCGGCCCGGGTTCGACGGCGTCCTGCACCTGCCGGAACCGGCGGCCGGGCCGGTGCTGCCGGAGGCCTTCCCGGCCTACCGCGCCGCGCTCGACGGCAACCCCCGCTGGCTGCTGACCTCGGGGCCGGGGGAGGGCCTGCGCGGGTTCTACCGCAGCGTCGCCCGTGAGTACCCGGACGCGCTCGCCCGCGTCGTGGAACACCCGCCGGGCACGGAAATCAGCGAGATCGCCGCGGGGCTGGTCGCGGAGCTGTCCACTGTGGATCGTGAGCCCGTGGTGCTGCGCGGCGGCACCCGGCGCGGCCTCCGGATGACGCCGGAAAGCCTGGGCCTGCTCGGCAGCAGCGGCGCGGGACCGGCCGGGGACGGCGCGGCCGAGGCCACCGCCGCCGGGCTGGACCGCGGCTCCGTCGTCCTGCTGGTCGGCGGGGCGAAGGGGATCACCGCGCGGTTCGCCACCACGCTGGCCGCCGCGTCGCGCTGCCGGATCGAGCTGCTCGGCCGGACGCCGGTGCCTCCCGCCGAGGACGAGTACCCGCAGGCGAAGGACGCCAAGGAACTCCGGGCCGCCCTGATCGCGGATGGCCACAAGGTCCCGGCCGAGATCGAACGCGCGGTGCGGCGCATCCTCGGCGAACGCGAGGTCCGCGGCACCCTCGAACGGCTCGAAGCGCTCGGCAGCCCGGTGCGGTACCAGTCCGTCGACATGCTGGACGCCGAGGCCGTGCACCGCGCGGTCAAGGAGATCCACGCCGAGCACGGCCGCCTCGACGGCATCGTCTACGCGGCCGGCGTGATCGAGGACAAGCTGATCGCGCAGAAGTCGCCGGAGTCGTTCGAGCGGGTGTACGGCACGAAGGTCGACGGCGCGCGGACGCTGCTGGAGGCGACCGCGGACCTGCCGGGGGAGCCCAAGTTCGTGGTGCTCTTCGGCAGTATCGCGGCGACGCTGGGCAATCGCGGGCAATCGGACTACGCCGCGGCGAACGACGCGCTGGAGACGCTCGGCCGCGGCTGGCCGGCCGGGCGTGCGGTGACCGTCCACTGGGGACCGTGGGCCCCGACCGGCACCAACGACGGCATGGTCACCCCCGAGCTGATGCGCGACTACGCCCGTCGCGGCATCGGGCTGATCGACCCGGAGGAGGGCACTCTCGGCCTGCTGCGCGAGCTGGCCTGGGGCCGGCCGGAGACCGCCGCCGTCGTCTACACCGCGTCGGGCTGGTGA